A window of Streptomyces sp. N50 contains these coding sequences:
- a CDS encoding ABC transporter ATP-binding protein, whose amino-acid sequence MSGTEVLVACQAAALTFGRGPTAVVAVHGTDLSIQPGDRLAIVGPSGSGKSSLLHLLAGLERPTSGAVSWPGLDGNADIGLVFQADSLVPALDVAENTALPLVLAGRSEAQTRRPVSEALGLVGATDLAERLPEEISGGQAQRVAVARVLAQEPRLILADEPTGRLDHATGTRALDALLTAADRTGAALVVTTHDPAVAARLTVRRAMRDGRLLAPEDTP is encoded by the coding sequence ATGTCCGGCACTGAGGTACTCGTCGCCTGCCAAGCCGCGGCACTGACCTTCGGACGCGGCCCGACGGCGGTGGTGGCCGTCCACGGGACCGACCTGAGCATCCAGCCCGGCGACCGGCTGGCGATCGTAGGCCCGTCCGGGTCGGGCAAATCCTCCCTGCTGCATCTGCTGGCCGGGCTCGAACGGCCCACCAGCGGCGCCGTCTCCTGGCCCGGCCTCGACGGGAACGCCGACATCGGGCTGGTGTTCCAGGCCGACAGCCTCGTCCCCGCCCTGGACGTCGCGGAGAACACCGCGCTTCCCCTCGTCCTCGCCGGCCGGTCGGAGGCACAGACGCGTCGTCCGGTCTCCGAGGCCCTTGGTCTGGTCGGGGCGACCGACCTCGCCGAGCGGCTGCCCGAGGAGATCTCCGGCGGCCAGGCCCAGCGGGTCGCCGTGGCCCGGGTTCTCGCCCAGGAACCACGCCTGATCCTCGCCGACGAGCCCACCGGCCGCCTCGACCACGCCACCGGCACCCGCGCCCTGGACGCCCTGCTGACGGCGGCGGACCGCACGGGCGCCGCCCTCGTCGTCACCACCCACGACCCCGCCGTCGCCGCCCGGCTCACCGTCCGGCGGGCCATGCGCGACGGGCGGCTGCTCGCACCGGAGGACACGCCATGA